The Meiothermus sp. genome segment TCGACTTCCAGGACTGGAGCCGCACTCAGGTAGAAAGCCTGTTGGAAACTGCCCAGATGATGCAGGAGGTACTGGCCCGTCCGGTCAAGAAGGTGCCGGCCCTTACTGGTTTTACGGTGGCAACAGTCTTCTTCGAGCCTTCTACCCGCACCCGAATCTCCTTTGAACTGGCCGCCAGGCGTATGTCGGCCGATGTGGTTAGTTTTTCGGGCGCCGTGAGCTCCACCACCAAGGGTGAGACCTACCGGGACACCCTGCGGACGCTCGAGCAGATGGGCATCGATGCCTACATCCTACGCACCGACGCCGCCGGGGTGCCCCACCAGGCGCACCGCTGGCTGCACAAACCGGTCATCAACGCTGGGGATGGCTGGCGAGCCCACCCCACCCAGGCCCTGCTGGACGCTTTTACTCTGCGGGAGAAGCTGGGCGACCTCGAGGGCAAAAAAATCGCCATTGTGGGCGATATTCTGCACTCCCGCGTAGCCCGCTCCAACGCCGAACTGCTGCCCATGCTAGGGGCCAAGGTGGTGGCCTGTGGCCCGGCCACCTTGCTCCCCGGCAGCTTGACCGGAACCACCCTCACCACCAACCTGAAGGAGGCCCTGGCCGAGGCTGATGCGGTAATGGCCCTGCGGCTGCAGAAAGAGCGCATGGACAAGGGGCTGCTGCCCTCGCTACCGGAGTACATTGCAGGCTATCAGATTACCGAGGAACGCTTGGGCTGGGCAAGGCCGCAGGCCCCCCTGCTCCACCCCGGCCCCATGAACCGCGATGTGGAGCTCGAGGGCACCCTGGCCGACTCCCCCCGCAGCCTGGTGGAACGGCAGGTAGCCAACGGCCAGGCTGTGCGAATGGCCGTGCTGTACCACGTGCTGGTAGGCAAGAAAAGCTGACAGCGCAGAGCACCCTTTGCAATTAACCATTTGCTATCGACTATCAGCACGACCCAAAGGAGCCACATGAAGGGTGAAATCCTGATCAAAAACGCAAAACTGGCGGACGGGCGCGGTGAGCACGGCAGCGCCGACGTCCTGATTGGGGAAGGGCGCATTCTGTCGCTAGCGGGCGGCGATGCCTCAACGGTACTGGACGCAACCGGAAAGGTCTTGTCGCCGGGATTTTTCGACCCCCATGCACACCTGCGCGAGCCAGGACAGGAAGTGAAAGAAGACCTGCAAAGCGGCCTCACGGCGGCAGCCAAGGGAGGCTATACCGATGTGGTCTCGATGCCCAACACCTCGCCCGTGGTAGACAGTGCCGAGATTGTGCGGGCCCTCAAGGAAAAAGCTGCCCAGATTGGACGTGCCCGGCTCCACCCCGCTGCCGCCCTAACCCAGGGGCAGGAGGGTAAAATTCTGAGCGAGGCCCGGCTTTTGCGCGAGGCGGGGGCGGTTATGCTTACCGACGACGGGCGCACCAACGAAGACGCTGGGGTGCTGGCCCAGGGCCTCCAGTACGCCGCTTCGTGGGGGCTTCTGGTCTCGGTGCATGCCGAGGATGCCGGCCTGCGACGCGGCGGGGTCATGCACGAAGGGAAGGTTTCGTTTCGGCTGGGGCTACCGGGCAACCCGGCCTATGCCGAGAGCGCCCGTATTGCCCGCGACCTGGAGGTGGTGCGCTACGTGATACAGGGGCCGGGGATGGAGGCCCTGAGGTCGGAAAAAAGCCTGCTGCACATTCAGCACCTGAGCACCCGGCGCGGCCTCGAGCTGATTCGCCAGGGCAAGCAAGACGGCCTGCCCATCAGCACGGAGGTCGGGCCACATCACCTGACGCTAACCGATGAACATCTGGAAAGCCTCAACCCCATCTACAAAGTAGCCCCACCTTTGCGCACCCAGGCCGATCTGGAGGCCCTGGTGGAAGGGCTTCTGGACGGCAGCATTGACTGCGTCGGCACCGACCACGCCCCCCACACACAAGACGAAAAAGAGCTGGATCTGCTGCGGGCCCCTTTTGGCATTCCCAACCTCGAGGTAGCCTGGCCGCTTCTGTACACCGAGCTGGTGCTCAAGCGCGGGTTTCCGCTGCCCATCTTGATAGAACGCTTTACCGACGGCCCCAGGCGGGTACTGGGGTTTTCCCCCATTCACCTGACCGAGGGGGCCGAGGCCAGCCTGGTGCTGTGGCAGCCCAACAACCCACGCCCGGTGGAGCCTTCTGCCTTTGCCTCTAAGGCCAAATATAGTCCATGGGAGGGCTGGACGTTGCAGGGCTGGCCGGTGCTTACCCTGGTCGAGGGCCGAAGGGTGTTTGCTTCAGAGCTGCCCCTCTAATGTAATTCTCCAGGCAAGGCTTAAACTCGACAAGTATGCGTCCTGTTGTCATCCTACTTGCGGTCGGCTTGCTGTTGGGCTGTTCGAAGGCCCCACTAAGCGTTCCCCTGCGCGATTTTGATATAGATGTTGCAGCCATCCAATCGGGCAAAATTGCCTTTGTGAAGCAAGGCTTTGAAAAACCCCCGGTAGGACTAACCAGGGCCAGCCTGGAGGGCAGCCTGACCTACAAAACGGGTGTTTCCTTTACTTTCTACGCTGCCGATACCGAGCCCTGCACAACCCAAATCAACGGTCTATATCTTTGCGACCAAAACCCTGCCATTGAGGAAATCGGCATGGCCAACTTCACCTCGAGTCCAACCCAGCCCCTACTGCTTTCTGGGAACAAGCTCACCAACGGGATCAACACCGGCGATCTCTGGATAGGCATCAAGCTGGAAAGCGGCCTTTTTACCGCTGGAACTCTTCAGTTTCGCAACATGGTAGCCAAGATAGCTGTTTTACCTTGAAATCAGTCCAAGTCTTAATAACAAACCAAAACAGCGAATTTAACTCGGTATACTCTGCTGCGGTATATGGAACGTATATTGGTCGTGGAAGACGATCCCCAATTGGCGCGTCTGGTCACATCGACCCTCGAGCGCGAGGGCTTCTCCACTTTGCTGGCCATCAACGGCCTGGATGCTGTGCAGATGGCACCGCAAGCCGACCTGATGGTACTCGACCTGGGTCTACCGGGACTGGGGGGCCTCGAGGTAATACGCGAGTTGCGTGCGGCCGACTGGAGCCTGCCCATCCTGGTAGCCAGCGCCCAGGGTTCGGAAGACTTGCGCGTGCGGGCCTTGGAGCTCGGCGCCGACGATTACCTCACCAAGCCCATGAGCCTGCGGGAGATGGTCGCGCGGGTACGGGCCTTGTTGAGACGCGCGCGACCAGAAGAGGAAGTTTGCGTCGGCGATCTGCGCATTGTGCTCAAGCGACGCCAGGCCTACAGGGCCAACCAACTGCTGGATTTATCCCCCACCGAACTCGATTTGCTGCTAACGCTAGCCCAGAACCCCGGCGAGGTCTGGAGCCGGGAGCGCTTGTTGCAGCGGGTCTGGGGCGCCGAGCGTGGCAGCGCGGTAGATGAGCGGGTCGTGGATAGCTATGTGGCCCTGCTGCGGCGCAAGCTGGGCGACGACCCCAAAGCCCCGCGCTATGTCGAAACCGTTTTTGGCCAGGGGTACCGGCTGGTGGATAGACCCAAAGGATAGATTTATTTCAAAAAAGCGTTACGTTTGTTTTTGCTTTTCCAAACAAACTTTTGGCCAGTTTTGAAAGGGTTGTGTAAATACCCCCCTGGCGGTATTGTTCATTTGACCGGGTTCCGGTGGGTTTCTCATCTAAACTTTCTCCTTAGTGGCGTTACGTCTGTTTTTAACAGCCGGGACGCCCATTGGAGGAATCATGAGGGTGAAGCAATGGTGGACGGTGGCTTTAGGGTTGTTGCTGACTTTTGCTCTGGCCCAGACCCGGGGCGATATTCGGCTCGACTTGAAGGCCTACAGGGTTTTGAGCGTGCAAGAGCAAGGGCGCACGGTGGAGAGACTCGAGGCCGCCCTGGACGCCAAGCCCGGCCAGATCATCGAGTACCAACTCACTGCCCAGAACACCACCGACAACCCCCTCCGCCTGGTAGCGCTCGTCGTGCCCATTCCTGCCAGCACCGCCTACCAGGCCATGAGCGCCGAGCCTTTCCGGCTGGGCGAAACCTTAGTTATTCCAGAGTTCAGCTTCGACGGGGGGCGCACCTACGGTAAACCCCCGCTCAAGCGCAAGGTTCGTGTTACAGAAAACGGCAAGGAGGTCGAGAAGGAAGTCGAAGTGAAACCCGAAGAATACACCCATGCCCGCTGGGTACTCCCCGAGCTGGGCGCAAAGCAGTCCGTCTTGCTCAAACTTCGTACCGTCGTGCGGTAATGCGCCGCAGCGTAGTGCACAAGGAGGAATCCAGGAATGAACAAACTCTTCGCCCTGTTGGTTGCAGCGCTGGTGCTGTTTGGGGCTGTAATGGCCCAGCAGACCCCGGCTGGAACCAACATCTCCAACCAGGCCTCGGCCAGCTATATTGACTCGGCCGGTCAGGCCCGCACCACCACCTCGAACCAGGTCATCACCGTGGTGCAGCAGGTCTATAGCTTCAGCATCACCCCGGACGGCACCCAGGCCGCCCCAGGCCAGACCCGCAACGCCCTCCCAGGCGCACCCGTCTATTTCAGCTACACGGTCAACAATACCGGTAACGGCTCTGATACCATCAACCTGACCACCGTGCAAGATACCGGGGATAACTTCGACCTGGGCAGCACGACCATCTACCTCGATGCTAATTGCAACGGCACCATTGACCCCGGCGAGAACACCCCCATCACCAGTGTGAACCTGACCCGCCAGGGAACCCCAGGGGCCAGCGCATGTGTGATTGTGGCCGGAACCATCCCGGCCTCGGCCACCAACGGCCAGTTTGGCAATCTCAACCTGAGCGGCACCTCGGCCGGCAGCCCCAGCGTGACCGACACCAACAACTGGGCCCGGGCTACCGCCACCACCGCCGCCGCCCTCACCGCCACCAAGTCGGCCAGCCCTGCCGGTAGTGTGAGCCCCGGCAGCAGCATCACCTACACCATCAGCGGTTCGAATGTGGGCGGTAGTGCGGCCAGCGGCGTGAGCGTGAGCGGTCTTACTGGCACCGGTATTCTTGTTGCAGATGCCATCCCCAACGGCCTGACCGTATCCACCGCACCCACCGGCAGTGCAGGCGCTGGCACGGTGCAGATCGTCTACTCTACCAACGGAGGCGCGACCTGGAGCACCACCTCGCCGCTGCCCCTGACCGGCGACACCACCGGAACCAACCGGGTAGGCATGTTCATCAGCGGCAGCGGGGCCTTCTTCCCCCAGACCGCCTCCTACACCTTTAGCTTCCAGGCCACCGTACCGACTGCCTCGCCCGCCGGAACCGCCTACACAAACAGCGCAACTGTGCAATACAGCAACGGCACGGCCAACCAGACCACCACCTCCAACACCACTACCAGCACCACCGCCAGCCGCTTTAGCGTGGCCATTGGCGGCACCGGCGCTACAGCGGTGGATGGGGCCGATACCCAGACCCTGGCCTCGGCCTTCTCGGGTAGCACCATCAGCTTTAGCTCCACTTTGCAAAACACCGGCAATGCCTCGGATAGCTTTACCCTGAGCCTGGGCCCCAGCACCATTGGGGTCTGCACCCTGTTCCAGTCCGACGGCGTAACACCGCTTTCGGGCCCGGTAGGCCCCCTGGCCGCAAATGCAACCTACCCGGTGGTGGTACGCTGCGCCATCCCGGCCAGCCAGACTACCGGCGGCAGCGTGACCCTGACCGCCACCTCGGTCAATAACCCCAGCGGTAACGTGGCGACACTCCTGGACGGCGTGGATGCAACTACGCTGGCCGTTACCTCGGTGGTCTCGGGCTACGCTGTGGACGCCGCCCACAACACCAACGGCGCCGCGGGCGGCGAAGCCGGCGACCCCACCAACGATAGCCGCCCAGGCTACAACCCGGCCGTGAACCCTGGTGGCAGCGCCCTCTTCCCCTTCGAGGTGAGCAACACTGGCCAGAACCCTGATACCTACACCTTCTCGGCCTCGCTGCCCATGGGCTGGACGGCGGTCTTCTACCCCGATAGCGACTGCAACGGCAGCATGGACACCCCCACCCCCACCCCGGTGAGCGGCACAGGCCTCCTGAACAATGGCAGCACCACCTGTTACATTGCTGCGGTACAGGTACCTGCCGGTACAGCCCCCGTAGACGCCACCCCTGGCACCAGCGACAACGTGCAGTTCACCATCACCAGCACCACCCTGGGCAGCGTAAGCGATACCCTCCGCGGTGCGGTAGATGTGAACCTGGTGGCCCAGGTCACCCTGAGCCCCGACCGCACCGGAACCCTCACCACCCCCGGTACTCTCACCTATACCCACACCTTGATCAACAACTCCAACCAGAGCGGGGTGTGCAGCATCACAGGGGACGGCGGCAGCTTTGGCTGGACCTACCAGTACTCGCTGGATGGCAGCACCTGGGCGGCCAGCCTGAGCGGAGTCTCGGTAGCGGCCAACGGCGGCAGCCAGACCTTGTACGTGCGGGTACTCACCCCCGCCGGACAGCCCATCGGGCGTACCGACGTCAATACCGCGACCGCAACCTGCACGGTAGGCAGCGCCACAGCCAGCGATAGTGCCAGCGAGACCACCACCGTGGTTGGCGGCGACCTGCGCCTGACCAAGAGCGGCGTGAGCTATGTGGGCAACACCTCCACTGTGCGCGACCCCAATGCCGCCACGGCCTTGCCCGGCGACGTGATTGAGTACACCGTGGTGGCTACCAATATCGGGACGGGCAATCTCCAGCAGGTGGTGATTACCGACCCGCTGCCGTCGTATACCAACTTCGTCAGCGTGAGCGCCACCATCGGCGGCTTCAGCGGCGGTACGGTGCTTTACTCCACCAACGGCACCACCTGGAGTGCTACCGCCCCGACCACCCTTAGCGCGGGCAGCTCGATCTACGTGGCGGTGGACACCAACGGCGACAACAACATTACTAGCACCGACCTAATGCCGCCTGCGGCCACCATCACCCTCTCCTTCCGGGTGCAGGTGCAGTAAGTCTAGGGCCCACTCCCCGGTTGGGGGGTGGGCAACCCGTCCATCCACATGTGCGAGAGTTTATGAACCCCCATAAAGCTGGCCATGAGCTCTCGCACGACCTTTTCAAAAACATTCAATTGCGCAACTTCATGAAGAAGTTTTCGGCTTTCACACGGGTTCAACCCAGCCCGATCCAGCACTTCTCTGGGGGACTGCTGCTGGTTTTATGGTTGAGCCTGGCCTGGGCCACCCCTGCCGGTACCGTCATTCGCAACCAGGCCTTGGCTATTGTGAACGGACAAACCTATCTGTCCAACGAAATTGAGACCATTATACAGGCCGTGTGTGTACCCTCCCTAACTCCAAACGGAACCTCAGGGGCCCCCGCCCAGTCTGCGGTGGTGTCGGCCGGGGGATGGGTGTACTTTGCATATCTGCTGCGCAACAGCGGCAACCAGTCGTTTACCTTTGACCTCGGCTGGGCACAAGACAGCGCCCCCTGGTCGCCTGTTGGAGTAAAGTTGTATCACGATGCCAACGGCAACGCCCAACTGGATGCCGGGGAAATGGAGCTGAGCCAGGCTACCCTGGCCCCCGCCCAGGAAATTCGACTGCTTTTGGGACTACAAACCCCTTTGACGGCTGCGGGCAACCTGCATATTGGCCCGGTCGCAACCTGCCCCGATGGTACGCGCGATAGCGACAACTTGAGCCGGGTGGGCATTGGCAGCGGAGCTGCCCTGAACGTGATCAAGTCGGTAGACGCCACCCAGGCCCAAGAAGGACAGGTAGTGGGCTTTCGCATTCGGGTTTGGAACCTGGGCAACGCCCGGACCGAGGGGCCCATTTACGTGAGCGATTGGCTAGACAAGCCGGAACTGCGCAACCTGACCTACGTGATGGGTTCGGGCAGCGCTGCCAAGGGGCGCCTCGAGTACAGCGACGGCAGCACCTGGAGTACCCTCGAAACCCAGGTGCGGGGTATTCGCCTGGTGCTGGAGGGCCTCGAGGCCGGCGAGGAAGCGTTCTTTAGCTTCCAGATGCAGGTGGAGGCCGGGGCCACCCCAGGCGATCGGCTTAACCTTGTGACGCTCGAGTCGGCCAGCAGCCGCGCTCAGGCTACCGCAGGGCTGCAGATTATGCCCCGCTACGCCCACGCTTTGGGGCCCCTGGACAACCCCGAGGCCATGGGCGCTGCCGACGAACAGTCGGCCAGGGTGCTTGCCGGACAGCCTTATTGCTTCCGACACACCCTGC includes the following:
- a CDS encoding aspartate carbamoyltransferase catalytic subunit translates to MNETATSSFPKHLLDFQDWSRTQVESLLETAQMMQEVLARPVKKVPALTGFTVATVFFEPSTRTRISFELAARRMSADVVSFSGAVSSTTKGETYRDTLRTLEQMGIDAYILRTDAAGVPHQAHRWLHKPVINAGDGWRAHPTQALLDAFTLREKLGDLEGKKIAIVGDILHSRVARSNAELLPMLGAKVVACGPATLLPGSLTGTTLTTNLKEALAEADAVMALRLQKERMDKGLLPSLPEYIAGYQITEERLGWARPQAPLLHPGPMNRDVELEGTLADSPRSLVERQVANGQAVRMAVLYHVLVGKKS
- a CDS encoding dihydroorotase; the encoded protein is MKGEILIKNAKLADGRGEHGSADVLIGEGRILSLAGGDASTVLDATGKVLSPGFFDPHAHLREPGQEVKEDLQSGLTAAAKGGYTDVVSMPNTSPVVDSAEIVRALKEKAAQIGRARLHPAAALTQGQEGKILSEARLLREAGAVMLTDDGRTNEDAGVLAQGLQYAASWGLLVSVHAEDAGLRRGGVMHEGKVSFRLGLPGNPAYAESARIARDLEVVRYVIQGPGMEALRSEKSLLHIQHLSTRRGLELIRQGKQDGLPISTEVGPHHLTLTDEHLESLNPIYKVAPPLRTQADLEALVEGLLDGSIDCVGTDHAPHTQDEKELDLLRAPFGIPNLEVAWPLLYTELVLKRGFPLPILIERFTDGPRRVLGFSPIHLTEGAEASLVLWQPNNPRPVEPSAFASKAKYSPWEGWTLQGWPVLTLVEGRRVFASELPL
- a CDS encoding response regulator transcription factor; the encoded protein is MERILVVEDDPQLARLVTSTLEREGFSTLLAINGLDAVQMAPQADLMVLDLGLPGLGGLEVIRELRAADWSLPILVASAQGSEDLRVRALELGADDYLTKPMSLREMVARVRALLRRARPEEEVCVGDLRIVLKRRQAYRANQLLDLSPTELDLLLTLAQNPGEVWSRERLLQRVWGAERGSAVDERVVDSYVALLRRKLGDDPKAPRYVETVFGQGYRLVDRPKG
- a CDS encoding S-layer family protein — its product is MNKLFALLVAALVLFGAVMAQQTPAGTNISNQASASYIDSAGQARTTTSNQVITVVQQVYSFSITPDGTQAAPGQTRNALPGAPVYFSYTVNNTGNGSDTINLTTVQDTGDNFDLGSTTIYLDANCNGTIDPGENTPITSVNLTRQGTPGASACVIVAGTIPASATNGQFGNLNLSGTSAGSPSVTDTNNWARATATTAAALTATKSASPAGSVSPGSSITYTISGSNVGGSAASGVSVSGLTGTGILVADAIPNGLTVSTAPTGSAGAGTVQIVYSTNGGATWSTTSPLPLTGDTTGTNRVGMFISGSGAFFPQTASYTFSFQATVPTASPAGTAYTNSATVQYSNGTANQTTTSNTTTSTTASRFSVAIGGTGATAVDGADTQTLASAFSGSTISFSSTLQNTGNASDSFTLSLGPSTIGVCTLFQSDGVTPLSGPVGPLAANATYPVVVRCAIPASQTTGGSVTLTATSVNNPSGNVATLLDGVDATTLAVTSVVSGYAVDAAHNTNGAAGGEAGDPTNDSRPGYNPAVNPGGSALFPFEVSNTGQNPDTYTFSASLPMGWTAVFYPDSDCNGSMDTPTPTPVSGTGLLNNGSTTCYIAAVQVPAGTAPVDATPGTSDNVQFTITSTTLGSVSDTLRGAVDVNLVAQVTLSPDRTGTLTTPGTLTYTHTLINNSNQSGVCSITGDGGSFGWTYQYSLDGSTWAASLSGVSVAANGGSQTLYVRVLTPAGQPIGRTDVNTATATCTVGSATASDSASETTTVVGGDLRLTKSGVSYVGNTSTVRDPNAATALPGDVIEYTVVATNIGTGNLQQVVITDPLPSYTNFVSVSATIGGFSGGTVLYSTNGTTWSATAPTTLSAGSSIYVAVDTNGDNNITSTDLMPPAATITLSFRVQVQ